A stretch of Bombus huntii isolate Logan2020A chromosome 7, iyBomHunt1.1, whole genome shotgun sequence DNA encodes these proteins:
- the LOC126867965 gene encoding nidogen isoform X2, translating to MSGQRRLRGGKRELIVVVAVSIDSSVKAVRERMTRRARPLSVSRLAVVLALVGALLAPFAAALNKNDLYPYTTPGSSILQSDVNGLLLSAETILKTPIAFYDKIFNSIFVNGNGVLSFARAMQRFFNIAFPLDDPVIAPLYTHVDTSGSGRVYYGETDAPTVLARAGGMVRSAFADAADFVPTHVFLATWLAVGYYNGKSDKVNTYQVAISSNGTHSYVELLYPENGVQWIQGESHPNGLPDAKAQAGLMSEGRMYTLKGSGTDQIQNVDKWSNVNRPGQWLFQVGPISDDSDVKVPDNIEDSSASNQVPNCRIGATTCHSRATCVDYEVGFCCHCKQGFFGNGKSCLPNDIPLRVNGRVAGTINDVEFPARDLQCYVQPKDGRTYTALSRVPEEIGASFQLLGNLGSVIGWLFAKPIGETKNGYELTGGMFNHTTVLTYPSTGDKLTIRSNYLGLDVFGQLKVEAMIEGTLPQLARDTKVDYGDYEELYTRAQAGVIRAQSERTCKLNEGGEERELAFIQDETIVYNECPYLNVEPEDDTTRLKFYRGVTTYEATEGIIRFAVNTKVAPLEEEDPCIQGRETCSDHSFCVVDGDSFKCVCSPGYQYLYEEDGSAVCVDVNECTAGNHMCSPDAQCINQEGSHTCQCRPGFSGDGRICESLPSCEETRCENYEQCVMIEGAPNCICLPGFEDTEQGCYPTSQRASCDVEDNCSSNGICNFDTERQKHVCICLPGFVGDGYTCYPEAEPTAVDEPPKPQCVEEMCWCPRGWEYRNNECMSQEGSGRSTDVSPDRDLSAHPVPECYEDHCVCPWSHSYDHSREICVPRPGFNHETMGPSGFHLSCNVVNRCHPYAQCIYMATTGDYECRCNPGYEGDGMECAKTDECSSTTDCLENERCSYNPANSRYECTCNPGFSMVDGRCVVSDCSTNPSQCHVNAQCVSTGEGGYKCVCIEGYNGDGVRQCVENHIGCNVLNNCGRNAVCGYNQTSANFACVCQPGYYGDGFTCLPQSSCRHEPTICSPDATCVAAGENQFACVCNEGFAGDGTNCEQRPKHEANFLLVNQGMATLRIPFAPTHEDLGSPIYIAYTQMAIAIDIDCMNGKAYSSDITGNRIIELTYNGSMAETFLPKVSSPEGLAVDWISRNIFWTDSGKTTVEVANLETKKRKVLVSDGLVNPRGIAVHPYRGKIFWSDWNRASPKLEWANEDGTGRAIFLQGDYVKLPNSLSIDWAMDELCWADAGTFTISCMEIDSRNINVIANELTYPFGLAISQQKYYWTDWKTHKIEVAMKSTGDRKPPISVPPGGSGKLYGIVVVPESCPRVTNACQFENGRCNKDQLCLPNGQSGRTCACADDATGPCTDTQ from the exons GTAAACGGAAATGGCGTCCTCTCTTTCGCAAGGGCCATGCAAAGGTTTTTCAATATCGCATTCCCGCTCGACGATCCGGTTATCGCGCCTCTCTATACACACGTTGACACTAGCGGTTCTGGAAGAGTGTATTATGGCGAAACGGACGCACCGACAGTCCTTGCCAGAGCCGGAGGAATGGTTCGGAGCGCTTTCGCGGATGCCGCAGATTTCGTACCGACTCATGTTTTCCTCGCCACATGGCTGGCCGTTGGATACTATAACGGAAAGAGCGACAAG GTGAACACGTACCAGGTAGCTATCTCGTCGAATGGTACGCATTCTTACGTGGAACTATTGTATCCGGAGAATGGTGTACAGTGGATTCAAGGTGAGTCGCACCCGAATGGTTTGCCTGACGCGAAGGCACAAGCAGGATTAATGAGCGAAGGAAGAATGTACACGTTGAAGGGTTCCGGGACGGATCAGATTCAGAATGTCGACAA ATGGTCGAACGTGAACAGACCTGGACAATGGCTGTTCCAAGTAGGACCGATCTCCGACGACAGCGACGTGAAAGTTCCCGACAATATCGAAG ATAGCAGCGCATCGAATCAGGTACCAAATTGTAGAATAGGAGCAACGACTTGCCACAGCAGGGCGACGTGTGTCGACTACGAGGTGGGCTTCTGCTGCCACTGCAAGCAAGGATTCTTCGGCAATGGGAAATCCTGCCTGCCAAACG ATATTCCACTGCGTGTAAACGGCCGAGTTGCCGGCACGATCAACGACGTGGAGTTCCCTGCTAGAGATCTTCAGTGCTACGTGCAACCGAAAGATGGAAGAACGTACACGGCTCTATCGAGAGTACCCGAGGAAATTGGCGCCAGTTTTCAATTGTTGGGTAATCTGGGCAGTGTGATCGGTTGGCTGTTCGCTAAACCGATCGGCGAGACGAAAAATGGATACGAGCTTACAG GGGGCATGTTCAATCATACGACGGTGCTGACGTATCCGTCAACGGGCGACAAACTAACGATACGAAGCAATTACCTCGGGTTGGACGTGTTCGGTCAGCTGAAAGTGGAGGCAATGATCGAAGGTACGTTGCCGCAGTTGGCGAGAGACACCAAGGTCGATTACGGTGACTACGAAGAACTTTATACGAGAGCGCAGGCCGGCGTGATCCGCGCGCAGAGCGAGAGAACTTGCAAACTGAACGAAGGTGGGGAAGAGCGGGAACTCGCTTTTATCCAAGACGAAACTATCGTTTATAACGAGTGTCCGTATCTGAACGTCGAACCCGAGGACGACACGACCAGATTGAAGTTCTACAGAGGTGTCACTACTTACGAGGCAACCGAGGGAATTATACGTTTCGCGGTGAATACAAAAGTGGCGCCCCTCGAAGAAGAAGATCCCTGTATCCAGGGAAGAGAGACCTGCAGCGACCATAGCTTCTGCGTCGTCGACGGCGATAGCTTTAAGTGTGTCTGCAGTCCTGG CTACCAGTATTTGTACGAAGAGGACGGGAGCGCAGTTTGCGTGGATGTGAACGAATGTACCGCCGGAAATCACATGTGCTCTCCCGACGCGCAGTGCATTAATCAAGAAGGCAGCCACACGTGTCAGTGCAGGCCCGGATTCTCCGGTGATGGTCGAATCTGCGAAA GTCTTCCTTCTTGCGAGGAGACAAGATGCGAGAATTACGAGCAATGCGTGATGATCGAAGGTGCGCCTAACTGCATCTGTTTGCCTGGATTCGAGGATACCGAACAGGGTTGCTATCCTACGTCGCAACGTG CTTCCTGCGATGTCGAGGATAACTGCTCGTCCAATGGTATCTGCAATTTCGACACCGAGAGGCAGAAGCACGTTTGCATCTGCTTACCAGGCTTCGTTG GCGATGGCTACACGTGTTATCCGGAAGCAGAGCCAACCGCAGTGGACGAACCGCCGAAACCGCAGTGTGTGGAGGAGATGTGCTGGTGTCCAAGGGGCTGGGAATATCGGAATAACGAATGTATGTCGCAGGAAGGGTCTGGGAGGTCTACTGACGTCTCTCCCGATCGGGACT TATCGGCACACCCAGTCCCGGAATGCTACGAAGACCACTGCGTATGTCCTTGGAGTCACAGTTACGACCATTCAAGGGAAATTTGCGTGCCTCGGCCCGGATTCAACCACGAAACGATGGGTCCATCTGGATTTCACT TGTCGTGCAACGTGGTGAACAGGTGTCACCCCTACGCTCAATGTATCTACATGGCTACCACCGGAGACTACGAGTGTCGCTGCAATCCCGGTTACGAGGGCGATGGTATGGAGTGTGCAAAAACAG ACGAATGCAGCAGCACCACTGATTGCCTGGAGAACGAACGATGCTCGTACAATCCGGCAAACTCGCGGTACGAGTGCACGTGTAATCCAGGATTCAGTATGGTTGATGGTCGCTGCGTGGTATCCGACTGCTCAACGAATCCGTCTCAGTGCCACGTAAACGCGCAGTGCGTATCCACCGGCGAAGGTGGCTACAAGTGCGTCTGCATCGAGGGATACAACGGTGACGGAGTCCGTCAATGCGTCGAGAACCACATTGGCTGCAACGTGCTGAATAATTGCGGCAGGAACGCGGTCTGTGGCTACAATCAAACCTCCGCGAATTTCGCCTGCGTTTGCCAGCCG GGCTATTATGGCGACGGTTTCACGTGTTTACCCCAGTCATCCTGCAGACACGAACCAACGATCTGTTCGCCAGACGCTACGTGTGTGGCCGCCGGAGAAAATCAGTTTGCTTGCGTATGCAACGAAGGTTTCGCCGGAGATGGGACCAACTGCGAGCAAAGACCAAAACACGAAGCAAACTTCCTGCTGGTGAATCAAGGAATGGCTACGTTGAGGATTCCGTTCGCGCCGACGCACGAAGATCTCGGTAGCCCGATTTACATAGCGTACACACAGATGGCTATCGCGATCGACATCGATTGCATGAACGGGAAAGCCTACTCGAGCGACATCACCG GTAATCGAATAATCGAGTTAACGTACAACGGATCGATGGCTGAGACGTTCTTGCCGAAAGTTAGCAGCCCCGAGGGACTGGCGGTCGATTGGATCtcgagaaatattttctgGACCGACTCGGGCAAAACGACCGTCGAGGTAGCCAATCTCGAGACGAAGAAGCGGAAGGTGCTCGTTTCAGACGGACTGGTCAATCCTAGAGGAATAGCTGTACACCCGTATCGCGG GAAGATATTTTGGTCGGATTGGAACCGTGCGTCGCCGAAATTGGAGTGGGCCAACGAGGATGGAACCGGTCGTGCAATCTTCCTTCAAGGGGATTATGTGAAGTTACCGAATTCATTAAGTATCGATTGGGCGATGGATGAGCTGTGCTGGGCGGACGCCGGAACGTTTACGATAA GCTGCATGGAAATCGATAGCAGGAATATCAACGTGATCGCCAACGAGCTCACCTATCCGTTCGGTCTCGCGATTTCCCAGCAGAAATATTATTGGACCGATTGGAAGAC TCACAAAATCGAAGTTGCCATGAAGAGCACCGGGGACAGGAAGCCGCCCATATCGGTACCACCAGGGGGAAGCGGTAAATTATACGGAATAGTCGTCGTTCCTGAGTCGTGCCCGAGAG TGACCAACGCCTGTCAGTTCGAAAACGGAAGGTGTAACAAGGATCAGCTATGTCTGCCGAATGGTCAAAGCGGTAGAACGTGTGCGTGTGCGGACGACGCGACAGGACCATGCACTGACACGCAGTAA
- the LOC126867965 gene encoding nidogen isoform X1 gives MSGQRRLRGGKRELIVVVAVSIDSSVKAVRERMTRRARPLSVSRLAVVLALVGALLAPFAAALNKNDLYPYTTPGSSILQSDVNGLLLSAETILKTPIAFYDKIFNSIFVNGNGVLSFARAMQRFFNIAFPLDDPVIAPLYTHVDTSGSGRVYYGETDAPTVLARAGGMVRSAFADAADFVPTHVFLATWLAVGYYNGKSDKVNTYQVAISSNGTHSYVELLYPENGVQWIQGESHPNGLPDAKAQAGLMSEGRMYTLKGSGTDQIQNVDKWSNVNRPGQWLFQVGPISDDSDVKVPDNIEDSSASNQVPNCRIGATTCHSRATCVDYEVGFCCHCKQGFFGNGKSCLPNDIPLRVNGRVAGTINDVEFPARDLQCYVQPKDGRTYTALSRVPEEIGASFQLLGNLGSVIGWLFAKPIGETKNGYELTGGMFNHTTVLTYPSTGDKLTIRSNYLGLDVFGQLKVEAMIEGTLPQLARDTKVDYGDYEELYTRAQAGVIRAQSERTCKLNEGGEERELAFIQDETIVYNECPYLNVEPEDDTTRLKFYRGVTTYEATEGIIRFAVNTKVAPLEEEDPCIQGRETCSDHSFCVVDGDSFKCVCSPGYQYLYEEDGSAVCVDVNECTAGNHMCSPDAQCINQEGSHTCQCRPGFSGDGRICESLPSCEETRCENYEQCVMIEGAPNCICLPGFEDTEQGCYPTSQRASCDVEDNCSSNGICNFDTERQKHVCICLPGFVGDGYTCYPEAEPTAVDEPPKPQCVEEMCWCPRGWEYRNNECMSQEGSGRSTDVSPDRDLSAHPVPECYEDHCVCPWSHSYDHSREICVPRPGFNHETMGPSGFHLSCNVVNRCHPYAQCIYMATTGDYECRCNPGYEGDGMECAKTEVSCLEVDICDPNASCQQEESLAKCVCNPGFEGDGTTCSAIDECSSTTDCLENERCSYNPANSRYECTCNPGFSMVDGRCVVSDCSTNPSQCHVNAQCVSTGEGGYKCVCIEGYNGDGVRQCVENHIGCNVLNNCGRNAVCGYNQTSANFACVCQPGYYGDGFTCLPQSSCRHEPTICSPDATCVAAGENQFACVCNEGFAGDGTNCEQRPKHEANFLLVNQGMATLRIPFAPTHEDLGSPIYIAYTQMAIAIDIDCMNGKAYSSDITGNRIIELTYNGSMAETFLPKVSSPEGLAVDWISRNIFWTDSGKTTVEVANLETKKRKVLVSDGLVNPRGIAVHPYRGKIFWSDWNRASPKLEWANEDGTGRAIFLQGDYVKLPNSLSIDWAMDELCWADAGTFTISCMEIDSRNINVIANELTYPFGLAISQQKYYWTDWKTHKIEVAMKSTGDRKPPISVPPGGSGKLYGIVVVPESCPRVTNACQFENGRCNKDQLCLPNGQSGRTCACADDATGPCTDTQ, from the exons GTAAACGGAAATGGCGTCCTCTCTTTCGCAAGGGCCATGCAAAGGTTTTTCAATATCGCATTCCCGCTCGACGATCCGGTTATCGCGCCTCTCTATACACACGTTGACACTAGCGGTTCTGGAAGAGTGTATTATGGCGAAACGGACGCACCGACAGTCCTTGCCAGAGCCGGAGGAATGGTTCGGAGCGCTTTCGCGGATGCCGCAGATTTCGTACCGACTCATGTTTTCCTCGCCACATGGCTGGCCGTTGGATACTATAACGGAAAGAGCGACAAG GTGAACACGTACCAGGTAGCTATCTCGTCGAATGGTACGCATTCTTACGTGGAACTATTGTATCCGGAGAATGGTGTACAGTGGATTCAAGGTGAGTCGCACCCGAATGGTTTGCCTGACGCGAAGGCACAAGCAGGATTAATGAGCGAAGGAAGAATGTACACGTTGAAGGGTTCCGGGACGGATCAGATTCAGAATGTCGACAA ATGGTCGAACGTGAACAGACCTGGACAATGGCTGTTCCAAGTAGGACCGATCTCCGACGACAGCGACGTGAAAGTTCCCGACAATATCGAAG ATAGCAGCGCATCGAATCAGGTACCAAATTGTAGAATAGGAGCAACGACTTGCCACAGCAGGGCGACGTGTGTCGACTACGAGGTGGGCTTCTGCTGCCACTGCAAGCAAGGATTCTTCGGCAATGGGAAATCCTGCCTGCCAAACG ATATTCCACTGCGTGTAAACGGCCGAGTTGCCGGCACGATCAACGACGTGGAGTTCCCTGCTAGAGATCTTCAGTGCTACGTGCAACCGAAAGATGGAAGAACGTACACGGCTCTATCGAGAGTACCCGAGGAAATTGGCGCCAGTTTTCAATTGTTGGGTAATCTGGGCAGTGTGATCGGTTGGCTGTTCGCTAAACCGATCGGCGAGACGAAAAATGGATACGAGCTTACAG GGGGCATGTTCAATCATACGACGGTGCTGACGTATCCGTCAACGGGCGACAAACTAACGATACGAAGCAATTACCTCGGGTTGGACGTGTTCGGTCAGCTGAAAGTGGAGGCAATGATCGAAGGTACGTTGCCGCAGTTGGCGAGAGACACCAAGGTCGATTACGGTGACTACGAAGAACTTTATACGAGAGCGCAGGCCGGCGTGATCCGCGCGCAGAGCGAGAGAACTTGCAAACTGAACGAAGGTGGGGAAGAGCGGGAACTCGCTTTTATCCAAGACGAAACTATCGTTTATAACGAGTGTCCGTATCTGAACGTCGAACCCGAGGACGACACGACCAGATTGAAGTTCTACAGAGGTGTCACTACTTACGAGGCAACCGAGGGAATTATACGTTTCGCGGTGAATACAAAAGTGGCGCCCCTCGAAGAAGAAGATCCCTGTATCCAGGGAAGAGAGACCTGCAGCGACCATAGCTTCTGCGTCGTCGACGGCGATAGCTTTAAGTGTGTCTGCAGTCCTGG CTACCAGTATTTGTACGAAGAGGACGGGAGCGCAGTTTGCGTGGATGTGAACGAATGTACCGCCGGAAATCACATGTGCTCTCCCGACGCGCAGTGCATTAATCAAGAAGGCAGCCACACGTGTCAGTGCAGGCCCGGATTCTCCGGTGATGGTCGAATCTGCGAAA GTCTTCCTTCTTGCGAGGAGACAAGATGCGAGAATTACGAGCAATGCGTGATGATCGAAGGTGCGCCTAACTGCATCTGTTTGCCTGGATTCGAGGATACCGAACAGGGTTGCTATCCTACGTCGCAACGTG CTTCCTGCGATGTCGAGGATAACTGCTCGTCCAATGGTATCTGCAATTTCGACACCGAGAGGCAGAAGCACGTTTGCATCTGCTTACCAGGCTTCGTTG GCGATGGCTACACGTGTTATCCGGAAGCAGAGCCAACCGCAGTGGACGAACCGCCGAAACCGCAGTGTGTGGAGGAGATGTGCTGGTGTCCAAGGGGCTGGGAATATCGGAATAACGAATGTATGTCGCAGGAAGGGTCTGGGAGGTCTACTGACGTCTCTCCCGATCGGGACT TATCGGCACACCCAGTCCCGGAATGCTACGAAGACCACTGCGTATGTCCTTGGAGTCACAGTTACGACCATTCAAGGGAAATTTGCGTGCCTCGGCCCGGATTCAACCACGAAACGATGGGTCCATCTGGATTTCACT TGTCGTGCAACGTGGTGAACAGGTGTCACCCCTACGCTCAATGTATCTACATGGCTACCACCGGAGACTACGAGTGTCGCTGCAATCCCGGTTACGAGGGCGATGGTATGGAGTGTGCAAAAACAG AGGTGTCCTGTTTGGAGGTGGACATTTGCGACCCGAACGCGTCTTGCCAGCAGGAGGAGTCCTTAGCCAAGTGTGTGTGCAATCCAGGATTCGAAGGGGACGGAACTACGTGCAGTGCTATCG ACGAATGCAGCAGCACCACTGATTGCCTGGAGAACGAACGATGCTCGTACAATCCGGCAAACTCGCGGTACGAGTGCACGTGTAATCCAGGATTCAGTATGGTTGATGGTCGCTGCGTGGTATCCGACTGCTCAACGAATCCGTCTCAGTGCCACGTAAACGCGCAGTGCGTATCCACCGGCGAAGGTGGCTACAAGTGCGTCTGCATCGAGGGATACAACGGTGACGGAGTCCGTCAATGCGTCGAGAACCACATTGGCTGCAACGTGCTGAATAATTGCGGCAGGAACGCGGTCTGTGGCTACAATCAAACCTCCGCGAATTTCGCCTGCGTTTGCCAGCCG GGCTATTATGGCGACGGTTTCACGTGTTTACCCCAGTCATCCTGCAGACACGAACCAACGATCTGTTCGCCAGACGCTACGTGTGTGGCCGCCGGAGAAAATCAGTTTGCTTGCGTATGCAACGAAGGTTTCGCCGGAGATGGGACCAACTGCGAGCAAAGACCAAAACACGAAGCAAACTTCCTGCTGGTGAATCAAGGAATGGCTACGTTGAGGATTCCGTTCGCGCCGACGCACGAAGATCTCGGTAGCCCGATTTACATAGCGTACACACAGATGGCTATCGCGATCGACATCGATTGCATGAACGGGAAAGCCTACTCGAGCGACATCACCG GTAATCGAATAATCGAGTTAACGTACAACGGATCGATGGCTGAGACGTTCTTGCCGAAAGTTAGCAGCCCCGAGGGACTGGCGGTCGATTGGATCtcgagaaatattttctgGACCGACTCGGGCAAAACGACCGTCGAGGTAGCCAATCTCGAGACGAAGAAGCGGAAGGTGCTCGTTTCAGACGGACTGGTCAATCCTAGAGGAATAGCTGTACACCCGTATCGCGG GAAGATATTTTGGTCGGATTGGAACCGTGCGTCGCCGAAATTGGAGTGGGCCAACGAGGATGGAACCGGTCGTGCAATCTTCCTTCAAGGGGATTATGTGAAGTTACCGAATTCATTAAGTATCGATTGGGCGATGGATGAGCTGTGCTGGGCGGACGCCGGAACGTTTACGATAA GCTGCATGGAAATCGATAGCAGGAATATCAACGTGATCGCCAACGAGCTCACCTATCCGTTCGGTCTCGCGATTTCCCAGCAGAAATATTATTGGACCGATTGGAAGAC TCACAAAATCGAAGTTGCCATGAAGAGCACCGGGGACAGGAAGCCGCCCATATCGGTACCACCAGGGGGAAGCGGTAAATTATACGGAATAGTCGTCGTTCCTGAGTCGTGCCCGAGAG TGACCAACGCCTGTCAGTTCGAAAACGGAAGGTGTAACAAGGATCAGCTATGTCTGCCGAATGGTCAAAGCGGTAGAACGTGTGCGTGTGCGGACGACGCGACAGGACCATGCACTGACACGCAGTAA